A genomic segment from Roseibium algicola encodes:
- a CDS encoding ABC transporter transmembrane domain-containing protein — MADAPANETQSPSGKSRRSLRPLTRLLPYLFRHKTMVAAAVAALFSAAVITLVLPAAVRRMIDFGFGADDPALVNSYFAVLIGVVCALATASSVRYFLVMWIGERVVADVRSDVFAHMTRLSPVFYDSAKSGEILSRLTADTTQIKAAFGSSASLAMRNLIMFLGAAVMMVVTSPRLSVIVLAAIPVILIPILGFGRQVRRRSRFAQDTLAEASAYASEMLGSVRTLQAFTHESRSAGRYADAVNAAFQAARQAIVARAALTGFAIMVIGASIVAVLWIGASDVFSGRITGGELSQFLLYSILAAGSLAALSEVWGELSQAAGAAERLSELLEIQPEIAAPENPVSLPETPRGEIVFQDVSFAYRNAEKMPVVRDLSLTISPGETVAVVGPSGAGKSTLFSLLMRFYDPVSGDIRLNGVALPDLDPEDLRRHIALVPQDTAIFGASIAENIAYGRPDASQEEVIAAAEAALAAPFIEKMSDGYDTIVGERGITLSGGQRQRIAIARAVLKHAPVLLLDEATSALDAESENLVQQALDRLMENRTTLVIAHRLATVLKADRIVVMENGRIVETGTHGELTAAGGLYAKLARLQFGAELDAETA, encoded by the coding sequence GTGGCCGACGCCCCTGCCAACGAAACCCAATCCCCATCCGGAAAGTCCCGCAGATCGCTTCGCCCGCTTACCCGGCTGCTGCCGTATCTCTTCCGGCACAAGACCATGGTTGCAGCGGCAGTCGCAGCCCTGTTCTCGGCCGCCGTCATAACGCTTGTCCTTCCTGCGGCGGTCCGCCGGATGATCGACTTCGGCTTCGGCGCCGATGACCCCGCGCTGGTCAATTCCTATTTCGCCGTGCTGATCGGCGTGGTGTGTGCCCTGGCAACTGCCAGTTCCGTTCGCTATTTCCTGGTCATGTGGATTGGCGAACGGGTCGTCGCCGATGTGCGCTCCGATGTCTTTGCTCATATGACCAGGCTCAGCCCGGTCTTTTACGACAGCGCCAAATCCGGGGAAATCCTCTCCCGTTTGACGGCCGACACCACCCAGATCAAGGCTGCCTTCGGCTCCAGCGCGTCACTTGCCATGCGCAACCTGATCATGTTCCTGGGCGCTGCCGTGATGATGGTCGTCACCAGTCCACGGCTTTCCGTCATCGTCCTGGCAGCTATCCCGGTCATTCTCATTCCCATCCTCGGCTTCGGGCGCCAGGTGCGCAGAAGGTCCCGCTTTGCCCAGGATACCCTTGCTGAAGCGTCTGCCTATGCAAGCGAGATGTTGGGCTCGGTCCGCACGCTTCAGGCCTTTACCCATGAAAGCCGCAGCGCAGGCCGCTACGCAGATGCCGTCAATGCCGCCTTCCAGGCTGCCCGCCAGGCAATCGTCGCCCGCGCTGCGCTGACCGGTTTTGCCATCATGGTGATCGGGGCCAGCATCGTCGCCGTCCTCTGGATCGGTGCGAGCGACGTCTTCTCCGGCAGGATAACCGGCGGTGAACTCAGCCAGTTCCTGCTCTATTCCATTCTGGCGGCTGGATCCCTGGCTGCGCTCTCCGAAGTCTGGGGCGAACTCTCACAGGCAGCCGGCGCGGCAGAGCGCCTGTCGGAACTTCTGGAAATCCAGCCGGAAATCGCCGCACCTGAAAACCCGGTCAGCCTGCCCGAGACGCCACGCGGCGAGATCGTCTTCCAGGATGTGTCTTTCGCCTATCGCAACGCGGAGAAAATGCCTGTCGTCCGCGACCTCAGCCTCACCATATCGCCGGGCGAGACCGTTGCCGTGGTCGGGCCCTCCGGCGCGGGCAAATCGACCCTCTTCAGCCTGCTGATGCGGTTCTACGATCCCGTCTCGGGTGACATCCGCCTCAATGGCGTTGCCCTGCCGGATCTCGACCCGGAAGACCTGCGCCGCCATATCGCACTGGTGCCGCAGGACACGGCTATCTTTGGCGCCAGCATTGCGGAGAATATCGCCTACGGACGGCCGGACGCCAGCCAGGAGGAAGTCATCGCCGCCGCTGAAGCAGCGCTTGCAGCCCCCTTCATCGAGAAGATGTCGGACGGCTACGACACCATCGTCGGCGAACGCGGCATTACCCTGTCCGGCGGCCAGCGCCAGCGCATTGCCATTGCCCGTGCCGTCCTGAAACACGCACCCGTGCTGCTGCTGGACGAAGCCACGAGCGCGCTCGATGCGGAAAGCGAAAATCTGGTCCAGCAAGCCCTCGACCGGCTGATGGAGAACAGGACCACGCTGGTGATCGCGCACCGGCTGGCGACGGTTCTCAAGGCAGACAGGATCGTGGTGATGGAAAACGGACGGATTGTCGAAACCGGAACACACGGCGAACTGACCGCTGCCGGTGGCCTTTATGCCAAACTGGCGAGGCTCCAGTTTGGTGCCGAGCTGGACGCGGAAACCGCATAG